The Vigna radiata var. radiata cultivar VC1973A chromosome 6, Vradiata_ver6, whole genome shotgun sequence DNA segment CAAAGAGTTtgcagtttatttaaaatgaaatgggacGTCGGTTGCTCCtgaaaccaacgtctatagtcacctagacTTCTGTGATCTCATTAATAAGACGTCCATGTTAACATTTTAACTGACTTTTTAAATGCCCATTAGACGTCGATTTCCAGGGGAGCccacgtctaggaagctgaaccgattgacgtttcatttcctgtcagggatgttgatGACTGGTATGAAGGAGCGCCGACGTATATAGTAACGTAGACATCGGTGTCCCTCTACCCAATTTCTAGggccctcgaatttggtgaacataattaattacaggcacatagacgttgCTTCCCTCTACACCGACGTGAAGAACTTTTTATCTTCCCGcattccagacaggccttagacgtcgctttttgactatgtgacgtctaagcgcctcagaattaggtgaagaacattaattgcagcccagcAGACGTTGGCACCCGTTAACACCGACGTTAATGGACTGTCTTATTACCTACCTCAGAccattagacgtcagtttgcTGGAGTGGGGAcatctacaatatcatagacgtcgccttaccttaaattcgacgtctagtttaccaagctattgacgataatgccaccgtccactcatatacgtcgggttaCCAGCAAACCGACGTGTACTGTAtaacgttaaacaacatttttgcactagtgaaaagGTCGCAAGTTAAAGGGatcaaacattttaaatttttcaaggGATGATCACAAAAATTTCACCTCggtagaaatttaaaattgtgctttaactaaataaatatgaacattTAACATGAAAAGTAGACAAAGTTAATATATAACGCACCTAATGGATGGCAAACAAGCTTCTGGCTAGAAGAGTCGAAATAGCAAAAACCTTTAGGACAATGATTCTGACAGGCGAGATttatccaagaaatctcaaatCCATGGGCGAGAGCACTGTGAATGGCAGCGTAGGAATGGTTATTGAAAGTCCTGAACGATGTGGGAGCAACAAGCTTCACGTCACACCCAACTTCTAAGTCCTCAGCTTTTAGGTCACCAACCACAGCATATGCATAGCCCTTTGAGTCCCACTTCACGCACTCACCACTCTTCACATACTTCCCATTCTCTCTCTCTGAATGGTTACAGTTCAGAAACACTATATGCTCGAAACTCAGAGATTCCCAATTAAAATTCGGATATAGACCGGCTTGGTATAGATCCCCAGAATCAGTGTAAGTATCAGAGAAATTGGAGCGAGAAAGGGAACGGAGAGGAAGGGAGGAGCAGTTGTGGTGTTGAAGTGCAGGGTCAACCACTCTCACGGTGTAGTTGTCGTAGTTGATTGCTTGAACATGGTATTCTGTAGAGTTCAGATACAACACAGTAACATTATTCTCACAACCAAGTTCGTACCTTTTGTCACCGCAGCTCTCTGGGTCGCCTTGTAATCGAAAAGGATAAGTGATGTTGGTGATGTTACCACAGGAAGAAGGTGGACAACGGTGTTCTTGGTGGTCCTTGGTAGCAGAAATATGGTGGAGTAGAATAAGTAGCAATACCACCAACAATGTTCTCTCGAACCTCATCATGTCCAAACTGTTTCTCTTTCAATTCAAGAGCAACCAATTCCAAgttatataatgttatttaaaacAACACAGACTCAATACATAACCCTAAAGGACCACATTTTTCCTTTCTGAGAATACTTTGAAGACTTACGATACTTCAAACGCAAATTTGACTGAGAAACGGGGTGTCTATCTGGTTTCCACAGCTCATCCTAATGAATACAAACTTTTAAATACTCGTCAAGGGCGTGAATTCTTATTAGGCTTTTGGTcatgtacattttttta contains these protein-coding regions:
- the LOC106764539 gene encoding LEAF RUST 10 DISEASE-RESISTANCE LOCUS RECEPTOR-LIKE PROTEIN KINASE-like 2.1, whose translation is MRFERTLLVVLLLILLHHISATKDHQEHRCPPSSCGNITNITYPFRLQGDPESCGDKRYELGCENNVTVLYLNSTEYHVQAINYDNYTVRVVDPALQHHNCSSLPLRSLSRSNFSDTYTDSGDLYQAGLYPNFNWESLSFEHIVFLNCNHSERENGKYVKSGECVKWDSKGYAYAVVGDLKAEDLEVGCDVKLVAPTSFRTFNNHSYAAIHSALAHGFEISWINLACQNHCPKGFCYFDSSSIVISAWAYKILFGLPFLIVIFICKWRKRHASMYQNIEXYLQQNHLAPIRYSYEEIKKMTGSFKEKLGEGGFGSVFKAKLRSGPFVAIKMLGKAKGNGQDFINEVATIGRIHHQNVVQLIGFSVSGSKRALVYEFMLNGSLDKF